In the Ciona intestinalis unplaced genomic scaffold, KH HT000130.2, whole genome shotgun sequence genome, GTAGAAGCAGTGCCAGTCTGACAGTTCTCGGGCAGGAGACACAGCATTGAAGTTCGAGTAAAAGTCaggtttatataattatggCTGAATAAAGTTCGTTTCGTTAtcgtaatatttaataatcgtatttttaaccaGGAAAAATTAACGTGGGCTGGTAAATATACCAAGTATGGGTAAAGCTTATACAAAGGATACTGTGGAAACTACATCGTTAAGTAAAAGTTGTGAGATGTTTAAACCAAAAGTTCAATCATTTCGTTTCAACGTTCGTGTTCTGTTGGTCGGcttctttatttttgtacTGATTGCTTCGATGGTTCAACCAAGTTCGGCCGGGCGCAATCGAGGCAGAAACCCGCGGAGGAAGCAAAATTCCCCGAGCCGTGGCAGCGACGCCACAACCTCCGCAAGCGAAAGAGGAAATGGGGATGCCAGCCCAACTGAAGGCGCCGAAGCAGCAGGGGAAGCTACACCCCGGTCTTCGCGTCGCTCCAGAAAGCACAAGAAGAATCATAATATACTAAAAACCAGCGCCAAGGCCAAAACTATTACCGAGCGAAAGTACTTGAAACGAGACTGGTGCAAATCCCAACCTGTGCGCCAATATATCCGCACTGCAGATGGTTGTAAAGGAGAACTAATTAACCAGTTCTGTTACGGGCAATGTAACTCGTTTTATATCCCAAAGGATATCGAAATCGACGAACGAGATGGGGAAATCGAAACCGATTATTTCCGATTCTGCGCCTTCTGCAAACCGAAGACCGAGGAATGGATTTCGGTTCGGTTGAGATGTCGAAGAAAAGGCCGAAAGAAGAGAGGACGGTACGTCATAAAACGTGTGAAGAGAGTGAAGGGGTGCACCTGCATCTCAGTACCTGAGCAACGGATGATGTTAACCGCCGCACCAACTGTAATCGGTGAAACGGTCGCCAATACGAACTCAACCTCAGCGTCGGAAAGTCGGTAGCCCAGCAAACAACAAAGGACGTTATAGGTCTGTTACGTCTGGCTCCACCTGGGGATCTTCGAGGCCGCAGTGTCGCGCGATGTGGTGATCAAATGCGGCGAACGAAAAAGCGAATAACTGGAATCGCTATTCGAAACAAACCCGCTTCTGTTCTTTATTtcgtttcatttatttaagcgttatttttttcatgtgtgATTTTATCACTTTGGTTCATATTCGTGTAAATTATCCGCTAAGTTCCCATGGTAAACTATCAAGTGTTTCACTTGAATGTCACCGATATGTATTTCCTTTTTTCTAAAACGTAGCTTAGCTGTAGCATTTAACGGGGTCTCTATTTATTTGTCAACTCCACGGTTGAGTGCGCATGACTGCCACACTGACAACAAATCCCTGAAACCTCAGATTGGAAACTTTTGGCACGAATTCAAGCAACAGTCTCATAAAATCGCTTAGTGGCGAAATAGTTTCGTTGGATTTACAGCAAACTCCCCGAGTTCCCACGGCTCTTCCCAGCACTTATGCCGTCAAGAGCGTTCACTCTGTCACCGAGTTTCACATGGAAACAATCCGAGTCAAAACAATTAAcgaaaatgttcttttttatcgtcATGTAAAACCGCTACTCACAAGCGagtagttttttaaatcttatctttctttgtttttacttttgaaaAAGTTGTTGCGCCAAAATGTTAATAGAAATGAAACACGGAAAGTTGACTTTGTACTGACTGACAAGCCTAACTAACCAGCTGTAGGATATTAGATGCTGCCATTTTGAACGTCGTGGTTTTATGCAAGACATATTATGGTTGTTCTATtgcagtggtcactaataagttcAATTATGAGCGGTCCAGAAAatacaattacccacaaagttacatatgtggtaactcgtaagcgtgcacaaggaacagaacacccttggtataatgactgtcgttaccccaccatgcgagaataaataagttacattcagttatatttatgaatcaaattttaacgcgtatatatttattttataatatacttAAATACTGCAAGGTGTCCCGTGTGTATGgcaatgcaatttaaaaatacaaataaaaagaaaaacagtaaAAGTCGTGACCCAGAGTAGGAAACACATGTTAACGCACCCGcacaagtaaaataatatttcattgttttataaatgaacaaaatgaTTCTTTCAGTTCTAGCATCACTGATCTGGCAGTTGACCAGCGAGGCGTTTTTTCTGcgtttaaaatagaacattttacttaatatttatggtatattaggttggggtaaaaaggttcattttatttcctgtatcgtcccatttagtagccaaaaaaaatattcaaagaaatataaaaccgtatccccacaactcccatagaccgttgttaactgtttaaaacacgatcgggatatttggatattatgtgctaaagatgtcccttCCACAGCACTATAATAGTTGAAACGATCTCTCCCCGGTTTAGAATTCTACCATTTATGTTCCCACGCCCATCATTGGAAGTAACCGCATATAAAGGACACTTAAACACAAAACCAGATCGAACGCTTGAGTTTCAGGTTCATGAACGTTTCCACTGTTTGCGTTTAAACTATAAGACGACCAGACACATAACAGACACGTGGTTAAATTACACTCCAAACGCGAATTAATACTTTTTATCTAAAGCAGCTTCTGTGAAAATTAGTTTTCGCACCGACGTTACGTCACGTTTTGGTTGGTCTTTTCGGGGTAAAAACTTCacaattttaatcatttttcgtgttttgttttaacataaactaGAAGCCAAAAATGGTTAACAATTTTTgccaaataaaactattttagaTGTTTATTATGCAAGCGATAGTGTATAGTTATACAACGAATAACGTTGTTGCAGTTACATTTTAACACGAAAGTTATCGTAAGCTTTTCGCGGTGAAACATTAGATTGGAAACTCGATCTTTCACAAACTAGCGACACGAGCCAGCTATTCAAGCAACTGTCGCCTTAAAATAACAGAGACGCCAGAAGGAACAGGTTAGTGAGACGAGCTTCGCGATTaacaaaacttattgtttGCCTTAACCAGTCTGTTCCTGTACCACAACTTCGTGTGTTGGTTTCTAATGTTTAGTGTTTAGGTAACGAGCGGTAACTTTATATTGTGTTTCATGGCACGAGTAATTAAGAAAGCCATCACACAAGAGCTTCAAGATTGTACAGAGCTTAATACAAGAGCAAATATATTAGTTTAGTGTCCTGTTGCGGCGCCGTGGTCGGTTATGTAGGTAGACCCGGGTCTATAGTTACTTAGCGGCAGTCTGCCGAGCGCTTCACAAAGCGAAGCGTTTATCTATTCGATTTTTGCGGTCGGGGCTTTACACAGTTGGTCAATACGGTTCTTTCGtttgatgttttaaataaaaaaacatgaaggtaaaaaagttaaaaaatattttaaaaaccggATTATTTTTTGCTCCTTTAGTTAGTTTGTACTTCATAGCAATTTTCATATTAAACgctaaatttattattaaacaaaacgacCAATATAGTTTTCCCCTATATGACACCATGTTAACGAAGGGGAGGCCGCTTGTTTACGATATCGTTGTGTAAACAACCCTTTGCATGAAACATGGGTGTAATCAAGTATACAAGAGGATATGGCGGTTTGTTGCTTTGATGTGACCGTGTAGATATAACTTACCAAGCATCGCTTGCGGGTTCTTGTTCGTACGACCTGTACTGAACGTAGTTCGTCAACTTTTGTGGCGGCTTCGCTTTTTCTACAAAGgaattaaaagataaaaataccattcaaataaagttaaacattcCGTTTcgaaaaaagctaaaaatctTCAGcaaaaataactgttttaaataaaaagttaaaaattctGTGGTATTGACATACACTTGTTTCAAACCAAGCTATAAcggcatttaaaataaaacaatttactttttatatttatggtaaactagtaggttggggtaagacggtacgtgtttttattctactttatcgtcccattttgtagtaggGTAAAATAGATACTGTTAGCGCCCAAATCCCATAATAGCTGATCgaatttgaacaattaacaacgttctttcacatttgtaaggatacggttatatcattctgtaaaaattctttttttacgACTAAATGtcgataaaagaaaaaaaaagagaatgaaaacataaaccatcttaccctactatacgcaactttcaaaacatttcaatatatatattagaatgttatatatatatatatatttatacataactttttatacacttttcaaaaattagaatacaCTCAACTGTTTTTTCACTTCAGCTCGTATTTGTACCGGCCAAACCTCGCTGAAGTAAACCGAGAATGGAATCCACATGTCGAAGAAATCTTTCGGTTGTTTGATTTTGCTTTTCCCGCAACCACAGTTGAAGTAATGCAGCATGGATTCGAAACTAAAGGGAAATAATCAGTTAATATTTGTTCGTAAATATTCATGtctttacaaatataaacgTTTTACGAAacttttcttataaaaacacaactgttttattaaatgcaCCTCGATACAAGTTAAGTTACTGTATTGCAGGTTCGGCAGccatgcttttatttgacatttttccTCGAATAGATTTCTCCcacagcgtgttttaacgactgtcgttttgctgttaattcccgTTTtctcgttgttttaataatctgattttcgctatcgtattcgaagagatataTACAACTTATATGCTATGCGTGGAGTTTGGCGTAACTTTGTGTAGATCTGCATTTTAACTTTGAATAAACGCCGTGTTCTTGGatacttaattttaattagtCTTAGCTACCGTATTCTGTACGTTATAAAACGTATGTTGTATCAGTAGTTGAAAGCGTGTACGTGTGTGTCCACCACACAAGCCGCGTGGTTATACTTACTTTGCTATACGAGATAGTGGGGGAATCATCCCTATGCCATATCAACCAACTGAAACAAGCTTTAATGACAAGGGAAGGTTGATGTAAAGGACGATAAGACAAGATTCGATGAGGGAGTGTCTGTTTACCTATAACGCTGGGTAACCAGTGCCTGACGCCACACCAATCCTACTTAAACGCCAATTTGCTCAATCCATGCGGCTTAGCCTAGCCAACTGACGCTACCGTCCAATTAGCTGACCACCGATGTAGGGCCATTGTCTAGCAGGAATATCAAACTTACGATCTGCAGTAAGTTTTATATACGCTGGTAATAAACGGGAATATCAAAACCATGGCCTCGAACGTGGTATGTGTTTAATACCATGCACGCTTCCTAACATGGTAATTTGGGAGGCGATAAAATAGTAAAGCTAAGTGCTCATGTAGTGTAGTGCGGGTTAATGATATCGGATGTAGGTTTTATATGCACGCGGTTATTATTATGCCACACTATTGTACAGATGGCTACTAATATGCTTTATACATATCCCAACTAGCATGTTAAACAGCGTGCATGCGACATTATATACGTCCCAGAATTGAAGCCATATTTTATGCGGGGAATAAATAGCGTTCGCTGAGGCGCCATGTTCGTGAAATATGATGAGGAAATATGGCAAATAAGAAGACGTTTGAGGATTGTTATTGTAACTAGACGGGCAAGGCGACGGGGCTGTAGCGGGCGCCATTGGTTCTGGTAAGGTCGCCTGTTCATGTATAGACCGGCGCCATAGTTAGCACACGAAAGCTTCTTAACTGACCTTGCAGAAGCGAAGGATTTAATCGAACACTGACCGACTGCCAAACTTCGTATGGTGGACAAGGAACTGTTTTAACTTCGATATTGCGGATTTGTAAAGCTTGTTTACTTAACTTAAAATACGGCGTACAAAAcgttatttttaacttaaaatatcgCTTACGAAAAcgtgttgtttaaaaagattaaactGCTGCTTAAGGACTTGTACTTTTTACCATAATATTGTACATACGTAAAGGGGTTAGTACTAAACACAACATACACAAGCAATAATAATGTCCGTAGTTGCATAGGGGGTgttgtttaacaatattacCTGATTTTCGAATCCGagatttctttttctttgttcGTTATCAAGGCGTAcgctaaaaatagaaaatagaaatgAAATAACCGACGCAGTAATACAATCGGTGGAAACgataaaaacttatatttggTTGTATTTGGTGAGGataattaaagttataaactaACCTGAGTCAACAAAATCCGTCATTTTTTCGCGAAATGGTTCCACATATTTGTTGTCCTCGTTTTCAACCACCTTTTTTACACGGAGCCGGCAATCTGTGACGTATGAATGgcttttgttacgtcatatggATCGGAACAAGCggtggtttaaacaaaaacagtggAAGTCTATGGTTTGTTGTGGAGGGAGATAAACATGACCGGATAAGCGGGGGGGATTACAAATTAGGCAACACAACGGCGGTATGTCAGATTATAAACCTCAGCCGAGATATGTAACGGCGGGACGACGAGACGACGGGAATGTTTCTCGAGGAAAATGGATCCTATTGTACTTTATGTGGGGCAGGTAGGGGCGTGCGGTGAATATATAGTAGCTTGGGGTAAGAAGGCCCATGTTTCATTCGCTTTTATCGTtcggtaaacaaagaatatttaaagaattttataacACTAGCCCCGCGAGTCTataaaagcgttgttaattgttcaaacgattagaaaatatgggatattatgtgctaacggtatcccatcttgccccacggTGTTCTGTTAACTTTGTAGCCATAATTGTTACACGATTAGCTATCCAATGATAGTAGGTAACATGTGGCAGCAGACGCACAGGACGAGACACGGAGTCTGTCGCCCTTTGTATATTTACCGGCGACGCCAGGAATCGTCCGCGGATGGCCAGACTTTATTGACTGTTCCTCACAATAACATAACTAATCATATAGCTAACAAATTATTGCTGGTTTAATATATAAGGCCGAGCGACGGAATTTTGCAAAGCAATTATTTGAATTATTCGCACAGCAAATAGTCATTATGTTGTACGGTTTATATACACACGACTATTTGAAGTGATGGGTAGAATATTAAACATCGGTTTTAAAGCTTAAACATGACATTTGGAGCGGCGTGTATTAAaatgcatatagtagggtagggaaagatgggacacctttagcacataatatccaaatatcctgatcgtgttttaaacaattaacaacggtctatgggagtcgtgaggatatagttttataattctttgaatgttgtttgtttactaccaaatgggacggggaagtaaaacaataaagttgtcccatcttcccccaaccctactatattaacacTTGTTCATAATTATTATACAAGGTTTATTTCCACCTGTTGCTGCCATAATAGACGTTGCAAACGTGTTTATATTTTCGGCAATATTAGTCGTTTAAGACAGCATTTAAATACAACTGAAATTTTcatacttaaaaaaagtgaaatcttaataatttttcaaaaaacctgaaattgtaatatttaaatgcgaTATTTTACCGTTAAGTTTTGTCTTTAGTTTGGTTATTTCGCCACAAATGTCTTCGTATTTAACTTGGGAAGCCCTCATCAATGATAAAGTGTCGGGCACTGGAGCCTTCCATGTTTCTAAGTCGTTGTCCTGGAATATAACCGTTACTTATTCGCGTGTGgttgtcgagttataacacaagtgtttattGCGCGCCAAAGGTGGTGgcttcgtacacctcgtgcctgcttacaagttaccacgtatgtaacttatttatcctcgcatggcggggcaaccacaaccgttataacacgagtgttctgttatatatacaccacgtgatttttttctgcatatattgtttcagaaatggtagcagtgtcaagcctcgaacccaaaTACTTTAGTCAGGAGGCAATTACTCGCTAAATACAACTCATGtgataataaatacaaacagcagcaacccaacaacaacatacttgtttaaaatgtcGAATATACAACGAGACAATATAGGAAAGTAACGTCACCCCACCAACGTTAGACTTGACGTCTTTTAACTTTCCGAGGATTTCGAGATCGAAACCACGTGCTTGTCCACGTGATACGTTACCTGCAATGTGATTGGATGAAATATAATCAAtgtaacgtatgtaacttatttatcctcgcatggcggggcaacggcagtcgttataacagaggtgttctgtttcatacacctcgtgcccgcttacaagttatcatgtatgtaactttgtgggtgattgttttttctgtgatgtgatgaaataaaatcgagggtaaaataaaacatactgGTATATAATGTCTTTATGACATAAttaatttatctcttcgaatacgatagcgaagatcataatatttaaacagtagAGATAGGGGAATAAGCAGCAAAACAGATAACACACCATACAGATAAAAAGCGGGGAAGAGGTCGTCCGTTATAAGCTGTTGCACCCGAGCCTAATACATACTTTAGTTCatttagaagtttaacttgataataattaaacataaacggCTCGTTGTTTgtccgctaggtgtagcgaccacgattattttcttcaaattaaatgtaaacgtTTTTAGTAAgcgtttaacgactgtcgttttgtcgctatatccgtCTTTTCGTTATTTgcaatttattcaaatacctAAATAAGAGTTATTactattattaatataaactctcaaaagaaaaattatcTGCCTAACTATAATATGATgacaaaagaaaacaaaattacgcGTCAGAGTAAATAATATAAgtcttataaaaataaagcgACAATCGCGAAAAAGCGAAACGAAACGTCACTCAGTGTAGCAGCAATGCAGATATTCGTCATTGTTATGCAGAAGATTGATAGGAGATGTTTTATTGAAGAGACATTTAATATGCGCTAAGGTCGGTTATTCTgtttagataaaaaatatttttttaacgaaaGTAGTATGTGCGTCGCCACCCGTGGTTTGGGAGgttgtttactttatataagAATGGTTAAAACTACAGCAGAGTATCGCATTGTGTTTCTAACTATTGATGGGGAACGTTGAATAGATGGCAGGGGAATAGCTATACAACAGGGGAGGTTATATAGCAGGCGAACGCACGCGATTGGTTTACGTGTCAGTTTAATGGTTTATTTCATGTAAAAGAAAGAGATGTTTGccctttttatataaatgactgaatgtaacttatttatcctcgcatggcagtgcaacgacagtcgttataacacaggtgtactgtttcatacacctcgtgcccgcttacgagttacctcgtatgtaactttgtgggttattgttttatatatggctgataatttgaaaaaaacaattagtaACCCCTGGGTTGGACCAATtgccgctaagtgtcttgaccaaggacacatacgcccacattggtagcagcatcagGTCTTGAACCCTATACCCCACACTTACGAGGCAACCACTATGGTTCCAGTACAAATCATGTAATATACTTACCCCCATTCAAATAGTTGCCAACACTTAAAATAATACTCAGCAACTTTTTCACGACGTCTCCACGTAATGTCTACATAGAAATCAACAGCTTgaattaacaatatattttacaacgtTCTTAATGTGCACGTAGTTGGTTATTATCAATAATTTTACTGCTAAACATTTANNNNNNNNNNNNNNNNNNNNNNNNNNNNNNNNNNNNNNNNNNNNNNNNNNNNNNNNNNNNNNNNNNNNNNNNNNNNNNNNNNNNNNNNNNNNNNNNNNNNNNNNNNNNNNNNNNNNNNNNNNNNNATacttaaaaaaagtgaaattttaataatttttcaaaaaacctgaaattgtaatatttaaatgcgaTATTTTACCGTTAAGTTTTGTCTTTAGTTTGGTTATTTCGCCACAAATGTCTTCGTATTTAACTTGGGAAGCCCTCATCAATGATAAAGTGTCGGGCACTGGAGCCTTCCATGTTTCTAAGTCGTTGTCCTGGAATATAACCGTTACTTATTCGCGTGTGgttgtcgagttataacacaagtgtttattGCGCGCCAAAGGTGGTGgcttcgtacacctcgtgccagcttacaagttaccacgtatgtaacttatttatcctcgcatggcggggcaaccacaaccgttataacacgagtgttctgttatatatacaccacgtgatttttttctgcatatattgtttcagaaatggtagcagtgtcaagcctcgaacccaaaTACTCTAGTCAGGAGGCAATTACTCGCTTATAATACAACTCATGtgataataaatacaaacagcaGCAATCCAACAAcatacttgtttaaaatgtcGAATATACAACGAGACAATATAGGAAAGTAACGTCACCCCACCAACGTTAGACTTGACGTCTTTTAACTTTCCGAGAATTTCGAGATCGAAACCACGTGCTTGTCCACGTGATACGTTACCTGCAATGTGATTGGATGAAATATAATCAAtgtaacgtatgtaacttatttatcctcgcatggcggtgcaacgacagtcgttatgacacgggtgttctgtttcatacacctcgtgccagcgtacaagttatcatgtatgtaactttgtggctttgtgggtaattgtttttttctgtgatgtgatgaaataaaatcgagggtaaaataaaacatactgGTATATAATGTCTTCATGACATAAttaatttatctcttcgaatacgatagcgaagatcataatatttaaacagcgGAGATaggggaattagcagcaaaacagatAACACACCATACAGATAAAAAGTGGGGAAGAGGTCGTCCGTTATAAGCAGTTGCACCCGAGCCTAATGCATACTTTAGTTCatttagaagtttaacttgataataattaaacataaacggCTCGTTGGTTgtccgctaggtgtagcgTCCACGattattttcttcaaattaaatgtaaacgtTTTTAGTAAgcgtttaacgactgtcgttttgtcgctACATCCGTCTTTTCGTTATTTgcaatttattcaaatacccAAATAAGAGctattactattattattattaatataaactctcaaaagaaaaattatcaGCCTAACTATAATATGATgccaaaagaaaacaaaattacgcGTCAGAGTAAATAATATAAgtcttataaaaataaagcgACAATCGCGAAAAAGCGAAACGAAACGTCACTCAGTGTAGCAGCAATGCAGATATTCGTCATTGTTATGCAGAAGATTGATAGGAGATGTTTTATTGAAGAGACATTTAATATGCGCTAAGGTCGATTATTCTgtttagataaaaaatatttttttaacgaaaGCAGTATGTGCGTCGCCACCCGTGGTTTGGGAGgttgtttactttatataagAATGGTTAAAACTACAGCAGAGTATCGTATTGTGTTTCTAACTATTGATGGGGAACGTTGAATAGATGGCAGGGGAATAGCTATACAACAGGGGAGGTTATATAGCAGGCGAACGCACGCGATTGGTTTACGTGTCAGTTTAATGGTTTATTTCATGTAAAAGAAAGAGATTTTTGccctttttatataaatgactgaatgtaacttatttatcctcgcatggcggggcaacgacagtcgttataacacgggtgttctgtttcatacaccttgcccacattggtagcagcatcaagtcTTAAACCCTGTACCCCACAGTTACGAGGCAACCACTATGGTTCCAGTACAAATCATGTAATATACTTACCCCCGTTCAAATAGTTGCCAACACTTAAAATAATACTCAGCAACTTTTTCACGACGTCTCCACGTAATGTCTACATAGAAATCAACAGCTTGAATTAACAATCTATTTTACAACGTTCTTAATGTGCACGTAGTTGGTTATTATCATTAATTTTACTGCTAAAcatgtaaaaatgaataaatgtaacttgtttatcctcgcatggtggggcaacggcagtcgttataacacgggtgttctgtttcatacaccccgtgcccgcttacaagttatcacgtatgtaacttgtttatcctcgcatggcggggcaacggcagtcgttataacacgggtgttctgtttcatacaccccgtgcccgcttacaagttatcacgtatgtaacttgtttatcctcgcatggcggggcaacggcagtcgttataacacgggtgttctgtttcatacaccccgtgcccgcttacaagttatcacgtatgtaacttgtttatcctcgcatggcggggcaacggcagtcgttataacacgggtgttctgtttcatacaccttctgTCCACTAAAGGGTGCTGCTGAGCATTTGGTAGCAGCATCCCTAAGCAAGCCATATTCCCTCCTAAaccttaaaatgttttaaaagaaaaaccttttttaaacatagtttCCATACCTTGCAAACGTCATTAATGAGGGCTATAGTCTGTGTGACGTGGCTGACGTCTTGGTCGAACCTTGACATGAAGGTGATGCAAAACAAACGGTGGGAAAGGTCGGGTATTTGCCACAGTTTGTATAGAAATCTGTTGAAAGTAAATCGGAGtaattcatgttttaattcaaaagaAAGAgatttttcgattttttatatgaatgacTGAATGTAGCTTATTGATCCTAGCATGGCGGGCCAACTTACTCCTCAGGTCGATCAAGTGAAAGTCGTTGATCTTCATCAACTTTCTTTTGGGTTCCAACAAAGTGTTCTATCTTTTCCATTTCACCCAACTGTGGGCGCtgaaaatatgataaaaaataatccaGTAACTAAAGCAGATGTAAATGTAGAATAAGGTTTATAACGTAGGTGTTTGTGAAGTATGTGAGCATTGTAATTAATAGAAACTTAAAGCTAAAGCTACCATCAAGCTTCCATAAAGTAAAAGACGGCAGCTTTTTTGAGCTGCCCctgacaaagttacatacgtggtaacttctaagcgggcacgaggtgtatgaaacagaacagccgtgttataacgactgtcgttgccctaccatgcgaggataaataggttacatatgtggtaacttgtaagcgggcataaggtgtatgaaacagaacacccgtgttataactaccaTCATTAAAAAGTTGAtgttaataaactaaaaacccACAATCTCCCATATTGCTTCCATGATCTCCACGTC is a window encoding:
- the dan gene encoding DAN protein; amino-acid sequence: MGKAYTKDTVETTSLSKSCEMFKPKVQSFRFNVRVLLVGFFIFVLIASMVQPSSAGRNRGRNPRRKQNSPSRGSDATTSASERGNGDASPTEGAEAAGEATPRSSRRSRKHKKNHNILKTSAKAKTITERKYLKRDWCKSQPVRQYIRTADGCKGELINQFCYGQCNSFYIPKDIEIDERDGEIETDYFRFCAFCKPKTEEWISVRLRCRRKGRKKRGRYVIKRVKRVKGCTCISVPEQRMMLTAAPTVIGETVANTNSTSASESR
- the LOC100186202 gene encoding formin-like, whose product is MRKSEPPHILELCKKFENKVINAKSPPPPPPPGGPPPPPPPPGGAPPPPPSPGGAVTPFKPMKPLYWIRLNQSHSNQTIEQKKTLWENVEVVKLDEVDLVNLFAKTSSTKQKKPLNTTIGQKKKKKEKFGKVLDLKRSQAVGIFISSLHIDVDDIQNAILTLDTSIVDVEIMEAIWEIRPQLGEMEKIEHFVGTQKKVDEDQRLSLDRPEEFLYKLWQIPDLSHRLFCITFMSRFDQDVSHVTQTIALINDVCKTLRGDVVKKLLSIILSVGNYLNGGNVSRGQARGFDLEILGKLKDVKSNVGGVTLLSYIVSLYIRHFKQDNDLETWKAPVPDTLSLMRASQVKYEDICGEITKLKTKLNDCRLRVKKVVENEDNKYVEPFREKMTDFVDSAYALITNKEKEISDSKISFESMLHYFNCGCGKSKIKQPKDFFDMWIPFSVYFSEVWPVQIRAEVKKQKSEAATKVDELRSVQVVRTRTRKRCLKKRLAGQLPDQ